One window of the Macrobrachium nipponense isolate FS-2020 chromosome 22, ASM1510439v2, whole genome shotgun sequence genome contains the following:
- the LOC135198300 gene encoding pro-resilin-like, translated as MKAFVVCALLSLAAADQRPPSNGYGVPPAPPSNGYGAPPSNSYGPPRNSYGVDPLAELAQNIPGGGVPGEDYPILASVPDTFLLRCSEYFYSVNEQIGVVAYDPYGRSHNGNGNGNGNNGYGSNGNGNGRKNKNGKNNGNGKKNGNQNGNGYGSNGNGAPALPSNGYGAPAAPMNDYGPPAAPMNGY; from the exons ATGAAGGCCTTTGTAGTGTGTG CTCTTCTCAGCCTCGCAGCTGCTGACCAACGCCCTCCTTCCAATGGGTATGGAGTCCCTCCAGCTCCTCCAAGCAACGGCTATGGAGCTCCTCCAAGCAATTCCTATGGCCCACCTCGGAATTCCTACGGAGTAGATCCTCTTGCTGAATTGGCCCAGAACATTCCTGGAGGCGGAGTTCCTGGAGAAGACTACCCTATTTTGGCCTCCGTCCCCGACACGTTTCTCCTGCGATGCTCAGAAT ACTTCTACTCAGTCAACGAGCAGATTGGCGTCGTTGCCTACGACCCTTATGGCAGAAGTCACAACGGTAACGGTAATGGCAACGGTAACAATGGTTATGGTTCAAATGGCAacggaaatggaagaaaaaacaagaatggtAAGAACAATGGAAATGGCAAAAAGAATGGAAACCAGAATGGTAACGGTTATGGTTCCAATGGCAATGGCGCACCTGCCCTTCCTAGCAATGGATATGGAGCCCCAGCTGCTCCTATGAATGACTACGGACCACCAGCTGCTCCTATGAATGGATATTGA
- the LOC135198299 gene encoding pro-resilin-like, with product MKAFVMCALLSLAAADQRPPSNGYGAPPAPPSNGYGAPPSNSYGPPRNSYGVDPLAELAQNIPGGGVPGEDYPILASVPDTGFSCDAQNVPGYYADTDREAGCQVFHICQDRPNGRRQQDSFLCPNGTIFNQQYLVCDWWFNFDCADAEDFYSVNEQIGVVVYDPYGRSHNGNGNGNGNNGYGSNGNGNGRKNKNGKKNGNGKKNGNQNGNGYGSNGNGAPALPSNGYGAPAAPMNDYGAPAAPMNGY from the exons ATGAAGGCCTTTGTAATGTGTG CTCTTCTCAGTCTCGCAGCTGCTGACCAACGCCCTCCTTCCAATGGTTATGGAGCTCCTCCAGCTCCTCCAAGCAACGGGTATGGAGCTCCTCCTAGCAATTCCTATGGCCCACCTAGGAACTCCTACGGAGTAGATCCTCTTGCTGAATTGGCCCAGAACATTCCTGGTGGAGGAGTTCCTGGAGAAGACTACCCTATTTTGGCCTCCGTCCCTGACACCGGTTTCTCCTGCGATGCTCAGAATGTCCCTGGTTATTATGCCGACACCGATCGGGAGGCTGGCTGCCAGGTCTTCCACATCTGCCAGGACAGGCCCAATGGACGCCGTCAGCAAGACTCCTTCCTCTGCCCCAACGGCACCATCTTCAACCAACAGTACCTCGTCTGTGACTGGTGGTTCAACTTCGACTGCGCTGACGCTGAAGACTTCTACTCAGTCAACGAGCAGATTGGGGTCGTTGTCTACGACCCTTATGGCAGAAGTCACAACGGTAACGGCAATGGCAACGGTAACAATGGTTATGGTTCAAATGGCAacggaaatggaagaaaaaacaagaatggtaagaaaaatggaaatggcaaaaagaatggaaaccaaaatggtaACGGTTATGGTTCCAATGGCAATGGCGCACCTGCCCTTCCCAGCAATGGATATGGAGCCCCCGCCGCTCCTATGAATGACTACGGAGCCCCGGCTGCTCCTATGAATGGATATTGA